A window of Thermosynechococcus sp. NK55a contains these coding sequences:
- the aroA gene encoding 3-phosphoshikimate 1-carboxyvinyltransferase: MAVIQIASDDTWQIQADGHPLRGTLQVPGDKSISHRALMLGAIAEGTTHIEGLLVGEDICSTASCFRALGVEISDLNATAVTVQGLGIGRLQEPVDVMNAGNSGTTMRLLLGVLAAQTGRFFTMTGDASLRSRPMARVVTPLLQMGAQIWGRQHHSRAPLAVLGQPLEPITYYSPIASAQVKSALLLAALHTEGTTIIREPHRSRDHSERMLQAFGARLSVDEATCTVSLAGPAVLKGQKVIVPGDISSAAFWLVAASIIPDSELLLTNVGVNPTRTGILDVLWAMGAEITLENERLVTGEPVADLRVRSARLKGTHIGGELIPRVIDEIPIVAVAAAFAEGVTEIRDAAELRVKESDRLKAVATELQKMGAKVTELRDGLDIQGGVPLQGSHLETYGDHRMAMSLAIAALNAKGTSEIHNASAAAVSYPEFVTTLQQIA, from the coding sequence ATGGCGGTTATTCAGATTGCATCCGACGACACTTGGCAGATTCAGGCCGATGGCCATCCCCTGCGGGGTACCCTCCAAGTACCGGGGGATAAGTCCATTTCCCACCGGGCCCTGATGTTGGGGGCCATAGCAGAGGGCACCACCCATATCGAAGGATTGCTCGTGGGTGAGGATATCTGTAGTACTGCCTCCTGTTTCCGTGCCCTTGGTGTGGAGATTTCGGATCTCAATGCCACAGCAGTAACGGTGCAAGGCTTGGGCATTGGCCGCCTTCAGGAGCCGGTGGATGTGATGAATGCCGGCAACTCCGGTACAACGATGCGGCTATTGTTGGGGGTATTGGCAGCGCAAACGGGTCGCTTTTTTACGATGACTGGGGATGCTTCCCTGCGATCGCGCCCTATGGCCCGGGTCGTCACACCCCTCCTACAGATGGGTGCCCAGATTTGGGGCCGTCAACACCACAGTCGTGCCCCCTTGGCCGTTTTGGGACAGCCCCTAGAGCCCATCACCTACTACAGTCCCATTGCCTCCGCTCAGGTAAAATCAGCGCTATTGCTGGCCGCCCTCCACACCGAAGGCACCACCATTATTCGCGAACCCCACCGCTCCCGAGATCACAGTGAACGGATGCTTCAGGCCTTTGGTGCCCGTTTGAGCGTGGATGAGGCCACCTGTACAGTCAGTTTGGCAGGGCCGGCGGTCCTAAAGGGTCAGAAGGTCATTGTCCCCGGGGACATCAGTTCAGCTGCCTTTTGGTTGGTGGCAGCCTCTATTATTCCTGATTCAGAATTGCTGCTGACCAATGTGGGGGTCAACCCCACCCGCACCGGCATTCTCGATGTTCTTTGGGCAATGGGGGCAGAGATTACCCTTGAAAATGAGCGGCTGGTTACGGGAGAACCGGTGGCAGATCTGCGGGTGCGATCGGCGAGGCTGAAGGGCACCCATATTGGCGGTGAATTGATTCCCCGCGTGATTGATGAGATTCCCATTGTGGCTGTGGCTGCTGCTTTTGCAGAGGGGGTCACTGAAATTCGCGATGCGGCAGAACTGCGGGTGAAGGAGAGCGATCGCCTCAAGGCCGTGGCCACAGAATTGCAAAAAATGGGCGCTAAGGTCACTGAACTCAGGGATGGCCTCGATATTCAAGGGGGCGTGCCCTTGCAGGGCAGCCATCTGGAAACCTACGGCGATCATCGGATGGCCATGAGTCTGGCGATCGCTGCCCTCAATGCCAAGGGAACCAGTGAAATTCACAACGCCAGTGCAGCAGCGGTCTCCTATCCAGAATTTGTAACAACTCTGCAACAAATTGCTTGA
- a CDS encoding TIGR04376 family protein, which produces MSFFRDLNAFLEQKLEDFIRANPELELNLLLLELEDQERQTQERLLRLQQEVNTCEQQILGLVSEIRRWRDRIQTAMAAQRPDLVALAQQREAELRRRGEQLWTQRLDALNQISVTQQLLHKIRDRRQEVMHRVPAASAPPPPPPPRISSDLNDPIEAEFRRLELQTALEELKRSMGL; this is translated from the coding sequence ATGAGCTTTTTTCGGGACCTAAATGCATTCCTAGAGCAAAAACTCGAGGACTTTATCCGTGCCAACCCTGAGCTTGAACTTAATCTGCTGCTCCTTGAGCTAGAAGATCAAGAACGGCAAACCCAAGAGCGCCTGTTACGGTTGCAACAGGAAGTCAATACCTGTGAACAGCAGATTTTAGGCCTTGTTTCCGAAATTCGCCGCTGGCGCGATCGCATCCAAACGGCGATGGCCGCTCAGCGCCCCGACCTTGTGGCATTGGCACAGCAGCGGGAGGCTGAATTACGCCGCCGCGGAGAGCAATTGTGGACCCAGCGTCTCGATGCCCTCAATCAAATTTCCGTTACCCAGCAGCTTTTGCACAAGATTCGCGATCGCCGTCAGGAAGTGATGCACCGCGTTCCTGCCGCCAGTGCGCCCCCGCCCCCACCCCCGCCGCGCATCAGCAGTGACCTCAATGATCCAATTGAAGCTGAGTTTCGCCGTCTGGAATTGCAAACTGCCCTTGAGGAACTGAAACGCTCCATGGGGTTATAG
- a CDS encoding YheT family hydrolase — protein sequence MQSLSYWPPLPLHSGVIHTVFTAYVQRWGCLYPWQPQTSHVFHGAEGVPLYGEGYRVGQARGTIIATYGITGDLKNQWYLHTLAHWAIARGFDVLLFDWRAHGRSAELSPVLTSDGLYEGQDFVAIAQQCQALGYTPPYWLVGYSLGGQLALWGAWYAQQQGKTEIGGAAVICPNLDSNRSLAYLGQTFWGRQFEGAISRQLQHLARHLHRLYPQIFDLNTVAKIDTIAGFDAALVIDRLGFSSVAEYYAASSPLPLLPQLTIPLWILYAADDPLFDPCLVPELLTIAEGNPALTLLLTEQGGHVGFTSDRKCQRLWGDPDYCWGIHRLLDWLEQRAG from the coding sequence ATGCAATCCCTATCCTATTGGCCACCCCTGCCGCTGCACTCTGGCGTGATCCACACCGTTTTTACCGCCTATGTTCAACGCTGGGGATGCCTCTACCCTTGGCAACCACAAACTAGTCATGTTTTCCATGGAGCTGAGGGCGTGCCCCTGTACGGTGAGGGGTATCGGGTTGGCCAAGCCCGCGGCACCATCATTGCCACCTACGGCATTACGGGTGATCTCAAGAATCAATGGTACTTGCATACCCTTGCCCATTGGGCGATTGCCCGCGGCTTTGATGTCCTCCTTTTCGATTGGCGTGCCCATGGGCGCAGCGCAGAACTGTCCCCCGTGTTAACCAGTGATGGTCTCTATGAAGGACAAGACTTTGTGGCGATCGCCCAGCAGTGTCAAGCCCTCGGCTATACCCCTCCCTATTGGTTGGTTGGCTATTCCTTGGGGGGGCAGTTAGCCCTTTGGGGTGCCTGGTATGCCCAACAGCAAGGGAAAACAGAGATTGGGGGGGCTGCGGTCATCTGCCCCAACCTTGACTCCAATCGTTCCCTTGCCTACCTAGGCCAGACTTTTTGGGGACGGCAATTTGAAGGCGCCATCAGTCGTCAACTCCAACACTTGGCTCGCCACCTTCATCGCCTTTATCCTCAGATCTTTGATCTCAACACTGTTGCCAAGATTGACACTATTGCCGGTTTTGACGCCGCCCTCGTCATTGACCGCCTTGGCTTTAGCAGTGTGGCCGAGTATTACGCTGCCAGCAGTCCCTTGCCGCTGCTGCCCCAATTGACAATACCCCTATGGATTCTCTATGCCGCCGATGATCCCCTATTTGATCCCTGTCTTGTGCCCGAACTGCTCACTATTGCCGAGGGGAATCCTGCCCTTACCCTGCTGCTGACCGAACAGGGGGGTCACGTGGGTTTTACCAGCGATCGCAAGTGCCAACGCCTTTGGGGTGATCCAGACTACTGCTGGGGTATCCATCGACTCTTAGATTGGCTTGAGCAGCGAGCTGGATAA
- the sir gene encoding sulfite reductase, ferredoxin dependent, with protein sequence MVASPPSANATLKRSKIETLKEQSQHLREPVATELLEPTNRFSEEGVQILKFHGSYQQDNRDNRVKGQEKDYQFMLRTRSPAGYIPPQLYLTLDRLADEYGNRTLRATTRQGFQLHGILKKNLKAAIAAIVRSMGSTLGACGDVNRNVMAPPAPFRDRPEYILAYEYAHRIADLLTPQTGAYYEIWLDGEKVISAEEHPDVKAARQRNGHGTIFPNNEEPIYGDHYMPRKFKCCVTVPGDNSVDLFSQDLTLVVITDSQGHLEGFNIYAGGGLGRTHNKEETFARMADEIGFVPAADVYEAVKAIVATQRDYGDRYNRRHARLKYLIHDWGVEKFKAKVEEYFGKPLEPFRPLPPWRYQDFLGWHPQGDGKFFYGLSIANGRILDQGNFRLKSALKKIVEDFHLPLRVTPHQNLLLCDVSPDQQAAIQHLLEEHGVQDVRAIDPLQRYSMACPALPTCGLAITESERAIPGVLERIRRLMDRLGLKDEHFVIRMTGCPNGCARPYLAELGFVGIVPGAYQTWLGGSPDQTRLAAVYIERLPIAELETALEPLLVFYRDRRQRGESFGDFCHRVGFAALRQFAANYVPTATTKRYRVDVRADQYQQLKELAAAQGRSLAAVTREAIQHYLEQSRQNKQG encoded by the coding sequence ATGGTTGCTTCGCCCCCCTCTGCCAATGCCACACTGAAACGCTCAAAAATTGAGACTCTCAAGGAACAGAGCCAACATCTGCGAGAACCTGTTGCCACAGAATTACTAGAACCAACGAATCGTTTTAGTGAAGAGGGTGTGCAGATCCTCAAGTTCCATGGCTCCTATCAGCAGGACAATCGCGATAACCGCGTCAAAGGGCAGGAAAAAGACTACCAGTTCATGCTGCGCACCCGCAGTCCAGCGGGCTATATTCCGCCGCAGCTCTATTTAACCTTGGATCGCTTGGCAGATGAGTATGGCAACCGCACGCTGCGAGCCACAACACGGCAGGGATTTCAGCTGCATGGCATTCTCAAGAAGAATTTAAAAGCAGCGATCGCTGCCATTGTCCGCAGCATGGGATCGACCTTGGGAGCCTGCGGTGATGTGAACCGCAATGTCATGGCGCCCCCCGCCCCCTTTCGCGATCGCCCAGAATATATCCTTGCCTATGAGTATGCCCACCGCATTGCCGATCTCCTAACACCCCAAACGGGTGCCTACTACGAGATTTGGCTCGATGGCGAAAAGGTAATCTCCGCCGAAGAGCACCCCGATGTCAAGGCAGCACGGCAGCGCAATGGCCATGGCACCATTTTCCCGAATAACGAAGAGCCAATCTACGGCGATCACTATATGCCCCGCAAGTTTAAGTGCTGCGTCACGGTGCCGGGGGATAATTCTGTGGATCTTTTCTCCCAAGATTTGACCCTGGTGGTGATTACAGATTCCCAAGGCCATCTTGAGGGGTTCAATATCTATGCCGGTGGTGGCTTGGGCCGCACCCACAACAAGGAAGAAACCTTTGCCCGCATGGCCGATGAAATTGGCTTTGTGCCAGCAGCAGATGTCTATGAGGCTGTGAAGGCGATCGTGGCGACCCAGCGGGACTATGGCGATCGCTATAATCGGCGCCACGCCCGTTTGAAATATCTGATCCACGACTGGGGGGTCGAAAAATTCAAGGCCAAAGTGGAGGAATACTTTGGCAAACCCCTCGAACCCTTTCGCCCGCTGCCGCCGTGGCGCTATCAGGACTTTTTGGGCTGGCACCCCCAAGGGGATGGCAAATTCTTCTATGGCTTGTCCATTGCCAATGGCCGCATCCTAGATCAGGGCAACTTCAGACTCAAGTCGGCCCTCAAGAAAATCGTTGAGGACTTTCATCTCCCCCTGCGGGTGACGCCCCACCAAAATCTGCTCCTGTGCGATGTCTCTCCCGATCAGCAGGCTGCGATTCAGCACCTCCTTGAGGAGCACGGCGTTCAGGATGTCAGGGCCATTGATCCCCTCCAACGCTATAGCATGGCCTGTCCAGCATTGCCCACCTGTGGCTTGGCCATTACCGAGTCGGAGCGGGCAATTCCGGGGGTACTGGAGCGGATTCGTCGCCTCATGGATCGGCTGGGACTGAAGGACGAACATTTTGTGATTCGGATGACAGGGTGTCCCAATGGCTGTGCCCGTCCCTACTTGGCGGAATTGGGCTTTGTCGGCATTGTGCCCGGCGCCTATCAAACTTGGTTGGGGGGAAGTCCCGATCAAACCCGCTTGGCAGCGGTCTACATTGAGCGGTTGCCTATTGCCGAACTGGAAACGGCCCTAGAGCCATTGCTGGTCTTTTATCGCGATCGCCGGCAGCGGGGAGAATCCTTTGGTGATTTTTGCCATCGGGTTGGTTTTGCAGCCTTGCGACAGTTTGCAGCAAATTACGTGCCCACTGCCACAACGAAGCGCTATCGCGTGGATGTGCGGGCTGATCAATACCAACAACTCAAGGAATTGGCAGCAGCACAGGGCAGGTCCCTAGCGGCGGTGACCCGTGAAGCCATTCAGCATTACCTTGAGCAATCGCGGCAAAACAAGCAAGGATAG
- the zds gene encoding 9,9'-di-cis-zeta-carotene desaturase — translation MRVVIVGAGLAGLAAAVDLVDAGHSVEIYESRPFVGGKVSSWQDADGNHIEMGLHVFFYNYANLFELMTKVGAIANLLPKEHTHTFINCGGQVGELDFRFPLGAPFNGLKAFFTTRQLSAADKFFNAIALGTSPVVRGLVDYEGAMRQIRALDCMSFAEWFRRHGGSENSLKRLWNPISYALGFIDTEHMSARCMLTIFMMFAAKTTASRLSMLKGSPAEYLLKPLVNYIEARGAKIHLRRRVKEILFRGEDTSTWQVEGLLIPRGEALETVTADAYLCACDVPGIQRLIPEAWRSHPTFDNIFKLAAVPVATVQLRFDGWVTELQDPSKQKQVAATGIDNLLYTADADFSCFADLALTSPADYYREGQGSLLQVVLTPGDPFIKASNEEIAQHVLRQVHELFPSSRHLNMTWYSVVKLAQSLYREAPGMDPYRPPQKTPVPNFYLAGSYTQQDYIDSMEGATMSGRQAAQAILAGGHP, via the coding sequence ATGCGGGTTGTCATTGTTGGTGCAGGGTTGGCCGGCTTAGCCGCCGCAGTGGATTTGGTGGATGCCGGTCACAGTGTTGAAATCTATGAATCCCGTCCCTTTGTGGGGGGCAAAGTCAGCAGTTGGCAAGATGCCGATGGCAACCACATTGAGATGGGGCTGCATGTTTTCTTTTACAACTACGCTAATCTCTTTGAACTGATGACCAAGGTGGGGGCGATCGCCAACCTACTGCCCAAGGAACATACCCACACATTTATTAATTGTGGGGGTCAGGTGGGGGAACTGGATTTTCGCTTTCCCTTGGGCGCCCCCTTCAACGGTCTCAAGGCCTTCTTCACCACCCGTCAACTCTCTGCTGCCGATAAATTTTTTAATGCTATTGCCCTTGGCACCAGTCCTGTGGTGCGGGGTCTGGTGGACTATGAGGGGGCGATGCGCCAAATTCGCGCCTTAGATTGCATGAGTTTTGCGGAGTGGTTTCGGCGGCATGGTGGTTCAGAAAATAGCCTCAAACGCCTCTGGAATCCTATTTCCTACGCCTTGGGTTTTATTGATACTGAGCACATGTCTGCGCGCTGTATGCTCACGATCTTTATGATGTTTGCCGCCAAAACAACCGCCTCACGGCTGAGTATGCTCAAAGGATCACCAGCGGAATACCTGCTCAAGCCCTTGGTGAACTATATTGAAGCGCGGGGGGCTAAAATTCATCTGCGGCGACGCGTCAAGGAAATTCTGTTTCGCGGCGAGGATACCAGCACTTGGCAGGTGGAAGGCTTGCTGATTCCCCGTGGGGAAGCGCTGGAAACAGTGACGGCGGATGCCTATCTGTGTGCCTGTGATGTGCCGGGGATTCAACGCCTGATTCCAGAGGCCTGGCGATCGCACCCAACCTTCGACAACATCTTTAAGCTCGCGGCTGTGCCTGTGGCCACGGTCCAACTGCGATTTGATGGCTGGGTTACGGAACTGCAAGACCCCAGTAAACAAAAACAGGTGGCGGCAACGGGTATTGATAACCTGCTGTACACCGCCGATGCCGATTTTTCCTGCTTTGCCGATTTGGCCCTCACTAGCCCAGCGGACTACTATCGCGAAGGCCAAGGCTCTCTGCTCCAAGTGGTGCTCACCCCCGGCGATCCCTTCATTAAGGCCAGCAATGAAGAGATTGCCCAACACGTGTTGCGCCAAGTCCATGAACTTTTCCCCTCGTCGCGCCATCTCAACATGACATGGTACAGTGTCGTCAAATTGGCGCAGTCCCTCTATCGCGAAGCCCCCGGCATGGATCCCTATCGTCCACCCCAAAAGACGCCGGTTCCTAACTTTTACTTGGCGGGCAGCTACACGCAGCAGGACTACATTGACAGTATGGAGGGCGCGACGATGTCCGGACGACAAGCCGCCCAGGCGATTTTGGCAGGAGGTCACCCATGA
- a CDS encoding SRPBCC family protein: MSWLEHTVQTEVAADVDRVWALWSDLEKMPLWMKWIESVVITAEDPTLSRWTLATGNWHFSWRSRICRQVKHQIIQWESVDGLPNRGAIRFYDRQGSTIVKLSVSYAIPGVLGQIMDRLFLGRVVESTLQADLERFREYAQRMQPTQVS, encoded by the coding sequence ATGAGTTGGTTAGAGCATACGGTGCAGACTGAAGTGGCCGCTGATGTTGATCGCGTCTGGGCACTGTGGTCCGACCTAGAGAAAATGCCCCTGTGGATGAAGTGGATTGAATCGGTGGTCATCACCGCAGAGGACCCCACGCTATCCCGCTGGACATTGGCCACGGGAAACTGGCACTTTAGCTGGCGATCGCGCATTTGCCGCCAAGTAAAGCACCAAATTATTCAATGGGAGTCCGTGGATGGCCTACCCAATCGGGGGGCAATTCGCTTTTACGATCGCCAGGGCAGCACCATTGTCAAGCTCTCGGTCTCCTATGCAATTCCCGGAGTCTTAGGACAAATTATGGATCGCCTGTTCTTGGGTCGGGTAGTTGAAAGTACACTGCAAGCGGATCTCGAACGCTTTCGGGAGTATGCCCAACGGATGCAACCCACACAGGTTTCCTGA
- a CDS encoding inorganic phosphate transporter, protein MAIDFKGGLMAIALLFDVTNGFHDAANAIATVVATRALSLRSALLLAAVANFGGAFLSTRVALTIEAGILNSTALGSHWFGVISAALLGAMAWNLLTWYWGLPSSSSHALIGGLVGAALFQVSPQIIYWQGIIGSVVIPMVVSPLVAIAVGLSFMALVEKWLQWQDIPPEHWQRLQILSGMLMAVAHGANDAQKTMGVMTLALVSWGELSPDAGVPVWVIAACALAIALGTYGGGERIIHTTGEKITSLDPVSGCLANLSAALTVGAASLVGFPVSTTQVVVGAITGAGYRHQGEVNWHVWGQIFMAWVLTFPGAALLAMAISFCLAQL, encoded by the coding sequence ATGGCCATTGATTTCAAGGGGGGGCTGATGGCGATCGCCCTCCTTTTTGATGTCACCAATGGTTTCCATGATGCCGCCAATGCCATTGCAACGGTGGTGGCCACCCGTGCCCTTTCCCTGCGCTCGGCGCTCCTCCTTGCTGCTGTGGCTAATTTTGGTGGTGCTTTCTTGAGTACGCGGGTGGCGCTAACCATTGAAGCAGGTATTCTCAACAGCACTGCCTTGGGTAGCCATTGGTTTGGCGTGATTAGTGCTGCACTCCTTGGTGCGATGGCCTGGAATTTGCTCACTTGGTATTGGGGCTTGCCCAGTAGTTCTTCCCACGCCCTTATTGGTGGCTTGGTGGGGGCAGCCCTCTTTCAAGTGTCACCCCAGATCATCTATTGGCAGGGAATTATTGGGTCGGTAGTCATTCCCATGGTCGTGTCTCCCTTGGTGGCGATCGCGGTCGGCCTGAGTTTCATGGCGCTTGTCGAGAAATGGCTGCAATGGCAAGACATTCCCCCAGAACACTGGCAACGGTTACAGATTCTCTCTGGAATGTTGATGGCAGTGGCCCACGGTGCCAATGATGCCCAGAAAACAATGGGGGTCATGACCCTTGCCCTGGTGAGTTGGGGAGAACTGTCTCCGGATGCCGGTGTCCCCGTCTGGGTGATTGCTGCCTGTGCCTTAGCGATCGCGCTCGGGACCTATGGCGGCGGCGAGCGCATTATCCACACCACAGGGGAGAAAATTACATCCCTTGACCCTGTGAGTGGCTGCTTAGCTAACCTGAGTGCCGCCTTAACAGTCGGAGCCGCTAGTCTAGTGGGCTTTCCCGTCAGTACCACCCAAGTCGTGGTGGGGGCAATTACGGGTGCCGGGTATCGCCATCAAGGGGAAGTGAACTGGCACGTGTGGGGCCAAATTTTCATGGCATGGGTGCTGACGTTTCCCGGTGCAGCCCTGCTGGCGATGGCAATCTCTTTTTGTCTAGCGCAACTGTAA
- the thiC gene encoding phosphomethylpyrimidine synthase, producing MRSQWIAARKGHDNVTQMHYARQGMITEEMHYVARRENLPPELIRDEVARGRMIIPANINHPNLEPMAIGIAAKCKVNANIGASPNSSNLEEELAKLRLAVKYGADTVMDLSTGGGDLDAIRTAIINASPVPIGTVPVYQALESVHGSVERLTPEDFLHVIEKHAQQGVDYMTIHAGLLIEYLPLVKNRITGIVSRGGGILAKWMLYHHKQNPLYTHFRDIIEIFKKYDVSFSLGDSLRPGCLHDASDEAQLAELKTLGQLTRKAWEHDVQVMVEGPGHVPMDQIEFNVRKQMEECAEAPFYVLGPLVTDIAPGYDHITSAIGAALAGWYGTAMLCYVTPKEHLGLPNAEDVRNGLIAYKIAAHAADIARHRPGARDRDDELSRARYNFDWNRQFELALDPERAREYHDETLPADIYKTAEFCSMCGPKFCPMQTKVDAEALAELEQFLAKDKDQVSASA from the coding sequence GTGCGTAGCCAATGGATTGCTGCCCGCAAAGGGCACGACAATGTCACCCAAATGCATTATGCCCGCCAAGGAATGATCACCGAAGAAATGCACTATGTGGCGCGGCGGGAAAACTTGCCCCCTGAATTGATTCGCGATGAAGTTGCCCGCGGGCGGATGATTATTCCCGCCAATATCAATCACCCCAACCTCGAACCCATGGCGATCGGGATTGCCGCCAAGTGTAAAGTCAATGCCAACATTGGTGCCTCTCCCAACTCCTCGAACCTGGAGGAAGAATTGGCGAAGCTGCGTCTAGCAGTGAAGTATGGTGCCGATACGGTGATGGATCTCTCCACAGGGGGAGGTGACCTTGACGCCATTCGCACCGCCATTATTAATGCCTCACCGGTGCCCATCGGCACAGTGCCCGTCTATCAAGCCCTTGAAAGTGTCCACGGCAGCGTTGAGCGGCTCACCCCTGAGGATTTTCTCCATGTGATTGAAAAGCACGCTCAGCAGGGGGTGGACTACATGACCATCCATGCGGGGCTTCTCATTGAATACCTGCCCTTGGTGAAAAACCGCATCACAGGGATTGTGTCTCGTGGCGGCGGCATTCTTGCCAAGTGGATGCTATATCACCACAAACAAAATCCCCTCTATACCCACTTCCGCGACATTATTGAGATCTTCAAAAAATATGATGTCTCCTTCTCCTTGGGGGACTCGCTGCGGCCGGGGTGTTTGCATGATGCCTCCGATGAAGCCCAACTGGCGGAATTGAAAACCCTCGGTCAACTCACCCGCAAGGCTTGGGAACACGATGTCCAGGTGATGGTGGAAGGCCCTGGCCATGTGCCTATGGATCAAATTGAATTTAATGTGCGCAAGCAGATGGAGGAATGCGCTGAAGCTCCCTTCTATGTCCTTGGGCCGTTGGTCACGGATATTGCCCCCGGCTATGATCACATTACTAGTGCCATTGGCGCTGCCTTGGCGGGTTGGTACGGCACGGCCATGCTGTGTTATGTGACTCCTAAAGAGCACCTTGGCTTACCCAATGCTGAAGATGTGCGCAATGGCTTGATTGCCTACAAGATTGCGGCTCACGCGGCGGATATTGCCCGTCACCGTCCGGGGGCGCGCGATCGCGATGATGAACTGTCGCGGGCACGGTACAACTTTGACTGGAACCGCCAGTTTGAACTGGCCCTTGATCCGGAGCGAGCCCGGGAATACCACGACGAAACCCTACCGGCAGATATCTATAAAACGGCTGAGTTCTGCTCCATGTGCGGGCCCAAGTTTTGCCCCATGCAAACGAAGGTAGATGCCGAGGCCCTTGCTGAGCTGGAGCAATTCCTCGCCAAGGACAAAGATCAAGTGAGTGCCTCTGCCTAG
- a CDS encoding septal ring lytic transglycosylase RlpA family protein, whose product MKKTLYVGLTTTTLAVLGMLSSSRATTSTPAPESVSAPAAVATKVGERQATAPATTPAIASLHRHQQQGREAVTVYLRGIPVLTFLGQRLAATERVKVAAANSAGMPEQTTLSEAAQQATLLTARLNQLHEQGFDANLVRVRWDAQQQNYRIYADKEPLLTLNNQVILPNSSQRSAENALRITNLIRRQLGNAPALTSVEGSPNTVVAMGPIRMQFTGIASWYGPGFHGARTANGERFDQNALTAAHRTLPFGKRVRVTNLQNGRSVVVRINDRGPFTGGREIDLSRGAAAAIGLIGAGVGYVRIDVLD is encoded by the coding sequence ATGAAAAAAACGCTTTATGTGGGTCTGACAACAACCACGTTGGCTGTGTTGGGAATGCTTTCCAGTAGCCGTGCAACTACAAGCACGCCAGCCCCAGAATCTGTTTCAGCCCCCGCCGCCGTTGCCACCAAAGTTGGGGAACGCCAAGCCACTGCTCCAGCGACAACGCCAGCGATCGCCAGTCTCCATCGTCACCAACAGCAAGGCCGCGAAGCCGTAACCGTCTACTTGCGGGGGATTCCGGTACTCACCTTCTTGGGGCAGCGGCTAGCAGCCACGGAGAGGGTCAAAGTCGCTGCCGCTAATAGCGCTGGCATGCCAGAGCAAACCACCCTCTCAGAGGCAGCCCAACAGGCAACCCTTCTCACCGCTCGCCTCAATCAGCTCCACGAACAGGGCTTTGACGCCAATCTTGTGCGTGTGCGTTGGGATGCCCAACAACAGAACTATCGCATCTACGCCGATAAAGAACCTCTCCTGACCCTAAACAATCAGGTAATACTCCCGAATAGTTCACAACGCAGCGCTGAAAACGCCCTGCGAATTACCAATCTGATCCGACGCCAGTTGGGCAATGCTCCTGCTTTAACCAGCGTAGAGGGCAGCCCAAATACAGTTGTGGCCATGGGGCCAATTCGGATGCAGTTTACGGGCATTGCCTCGTGGTATGGCCCCGGCTTCCATGGTGCCCGCACCGCCAATGGTGAGCGATTTGATCAAAATGCCCTGACGGCTGCCCATCGCACACTGCCCTTTGGGAAACGGGTGCGGGTGACCAATCTCCAAAATGGCCGCTCAGTGGTGGTGCGGATTAACGATCGCGGGCCCTTTACGGGAGGGCGGGAAATTGACCTCTCGCGGGGGGCTGCTGCTGCCATTGGCCTCATTGGTGCCGGTGTCGGATATGTACGCATTGACGTTTTGGACTAA